The Desmodus rotundus isolate HL8 chromosome 3, HLdesRot8A.1, whole genome shotgun sequence genome includes a region encoding these proteins:
- the PADI4 gene encoding protein-arginine deiminase type-4 — MAQGTVVHVAPEQPTYAVCVLGTEMQLDVYGSAPEGCTTFGIRASPGVVVDVVPSPPAKRNPTGSSKWPLAPGLEVSVTVRAASSSTGDQKVQISYYGPKTDPVQALLYVTGVEISLSADITRTGKMKPTKAKKNQRTWTWGPRGQGAILLVNCDKDNPKSSSRDCMDDRVRDREDLQDMSLVTLSTKTPRDFFAKHQLVLHVAKSEMDKVRVFQASRGKQPSGYRAILGPQQPSHPLELPGGQHSTDFYVEGLAFPDANFPGLISLTISLLDTSNPYLPNALVFQDSVAFRVAPWIMTPNTQPPKEVYVCRIFDNEDFVKSLTALAKKAKCKLTVCSMEESMEDQWMQDEIEIGYIQAPHKTLPVVFDSPRNRGLKEFPIKCLLGPDFGYVTRGPQTGGVSDLDSFGNLEVSPPVTVGKKRYPLGRILIGDSSYPSAKSQEMHQALQDFLAAQRVQAPVKLYSDWLFVGHVDEFLSFVPAHKKGFRLLLASPRSCYKLFQEQLKEGHGEALLFKGITGKKQQTLKDILSNKKLREHNSYVESCIDWNREVLKRELGLTERDIVDIPQLFKLRADITGTFKAEAFFPNMVNMLVLGQHLGIPKPFGPIINGRCCLEEKVRALLEPLGLHCTFIDDFHAYHLRHGEVHCGTNVRRQPFSSKWWHMVP, encoded by the exons ATGGCCCAGGGGACAGTGGTCCATGTGGCCCCAGAGCAGCCCACTTATGCCGTATGTGTGCTGGGCACCGAGATGCAGCTAGATGTCTACGG CTCTGCCCCCGAGGGCTGCACGACCTTCGGCATCCGAGCCTCCCCAGGAGTGGTCGTGGACGTcgtccccagccctccagccaaGAGGAATCCCACAGGTTCCTCCAAGTGGCCGctggcccctgggctggaggTGAGCGTGACGGTGAGGGCCGCCAGCAGCAGCACAGGTGACCAGAAG GTTCAGATTTCATACTACGGACCCAAGACCGACCCAGTCCAAGCCCTGCTCTACGTCACCGGGGTGG AAATCTCCTTGAGCGCGGACATCACCCGCACTGGCAAAATGAAGCCGACCAAAGCCAAGAAAAACCAG AGGACCTGGACCTGGGGCCCCCGCGGACAAGGCGCCATCCTGCTGGTGAACTGTGACAAAGACAACCCGAAATCTTCCTCCAGGGACTGCATGGATGACCGGGTGCGTGATAGAGAAG ACCTGCAGGACATGTCCCTGGTGACTCTGAGCACAAAGACACCCAGGGACTTCTTCGCCAAGCATCAGCTGGTGCTCCACGTGGCCAAGTCCGAGATGGACAAAGTCCGAGTGTTTCAAGCCAGTC GGGGCAAACAGCCCTCCGGGTACAGGGCTATCCTGGGGCCCCAGCAGCCCTCTCACCCCCTGGAGCTCCCGGGCGGCCAGCACAGCACAGACTTCTACGTGGAGGGCCTTGCATTCCCGGACGCCAACTTCCCGGGCCTCATTTCCCTCACCATCTCCCTGCTGGACACGTCCAACCCG TATCTCCCCAACGCCCTGGTGTTCCAAGATAGTGTGGCCTTCCGTGTGGCCCCCTGGATTATGACACCCAACACTCAGCCCCCAAAGGAGGTGTACGTGtgcag AATATTTGACAATGAGGACTTTGTGAAGTCATTGACTGCTCTGGCCAAGAAAGCCAAGTGCAAGCTGACTGTGTGCTCCATGGAGGAGAGCATGGAGGACCAGTGGATGCAG GACGAGATAGAGATTGGCTACATCCAAGCCCCGCACAAGACGCTGCCTGTCGTCTTCGACTCTCCGAGGAACAGGGGCCTGAAGGAGTTCCCCATCAAGTGCCTGCTG GGTCCAGATTTTGGCTACGTGACTCGAGGCCCCCAAACGGGGGGCGTTAGTGACCTCGACTCCTTTGGGAACCTGGAAGTGAGCCCCCCAGTCACAGTGGGAAAGAAGAGATACCCACTGGGCCGGATTCTCATTGGGGACAGCAGTTACCccag TGCCAAGAGCCAGGAGATGCACCAGGCCCTGCAGGACTTCCTCGCTGCCCAGCGGGTGCAGGCCCCTGTGAAACTCTACTCCGACTGGCTGTTTGTGGGCCACGTGGACGAGTTCCTGAGTTTCGTTCCAGCACACAAGAAG GGCTTCCGGCTGCTCCTGGCCAGTCCCAGGTCCTGCTACAAACTGTTCCAGGAACAGCTAAAGGAGGGTCACGGCGAGGCTCTGCTGTTTAAGGGCATCACGG GAAAAAAACAGCAGACACTGAAAGACATTCTGTCAAACAAGAAGTTGAGAGAACATAACTCCTACGTGGAG AGCTGCATCGACTGGAACCGGGAGGTGCTGAAGCGGGAGCTGGGCCTGACGGAGCGGGACATCGTGGACATCCCCCAGCTCTTCAAGCTCCGTGCGGACATCACAGGGACCTTCAAGGCTGAAGCCTTTTTCCCAAACATG GTGAACATGCTGGTGCTGGGCCAGCACCTGGGCATCCCCAAGCCCTTTGGGCCCATCATCAACGGCCGATGCTGCCTGGAGGAGAAGGTGCGGGCCCTGCTGGAGCCGCTGGGCCTCCACTGCACCTTCATCGATGACTTCCACGCCTACCACCTCCGGCACGGGGAGGTCCACTGCGGGACCAACGTGCGCAGGCAGCCCTTCTCCTCCAAGTGGTGGCACATGGTGCCCTGA